One region of Bactrocera neohumeralis isolate Rockhampton chromosome 5, APGP_CSIRO_Bneo_wtdbg2-racon-allhic-juicebox.fasta_v2, whole genome shotgun sequence genomic DNA includes:
- the LOC126760738 gene encoding uncharacterized protein LOC126760738: protein MAENLAKIVNIIESSVNNNNDDGVEDTATAESAAESAAISPPSESRGSRPTTVRISTGHLPSYRLHDVDEILAHKPTFSERCIRYVMVLIYLCGLCSLGFVLSIYHFFFWDSRMPPLHKSMIMKKPPGYG, encoded by the coding sequence ATGGCGGAAAATCTAGCGAAAATTGTCAATATAATTGAATCGagtgtaaataataataatgacgaCGGCGTTGAGGACACAGCGACCGCGGAGTCCGCCGCTGAATCGGCTGCAATTAGCCCGCCATCAGAATCAAGAGGCTCACGCCCAACCACCGTCAGGATATCCACCGGTCATTTGCCGTCGTATCGTTTGCACGATGTTGACGAGATATTGGCGCATAAACCGACTTTTTCGGAGCGTTGCATACGCTATGTAATGGTGTTGATCTACTTATGTGGTCTGTGCAGTTTGGGTTTTGTTCTATCCATTTATCATTTCTTCTTTTGGGACTCACGTATGCCACCGTTGCATAAGAGTATGATAATGAAGAAACCACCAGGATATGGCTAA
- the LOC126760739 gene encoding uncharacterized protein LOC126760739, producing the protein MSLAPAGAAAAAAANGANKDEEISVPKSDSFFETKTFRLISLFIYMAGISGLGMTLAMYYLFIWDSRMPPLPEYKHAHHVG; encoded by the coding sequence ATGTCACTCGCACCTGCTGgtgctgccgctgccgccgctGCCAACGGCGCAAATAAAGATGAAGAAATCAGTGTGCCGAAATCTGACAGTTTCTTCGAAACGAAAACCTTCCGACTAATCTCCTTGTTTATATACATGGCGGGCATAAGTGGCTTGGGCATGACATTAGCCAtgtactatttgtttatttgggATTCGCGTATGCCACCGCTGCCGGAGTACAAACATGCGCATCATGTGGGCTAA